The Rhizobium leguminosarum genome includes a region encoding these proteins:
- a CDS encoding MarR family winged helix-turn-helix transcriptional regulator, whose product MKDTTSNDLADVPKIDEMLCFSIYSASHAFNQLYRPLLDELELTYPQFLVMTALWARDDRTVKDLGETLFLDSSTLTPLLKRLENVGLVTRNRNPADERQVLLRLTKDGLALKSRAAYVFDCIGKAVGLDAETAGKMRDTIASIRDNIHNRDKGEA is encoded by the coding sequence ATGAAAGACACCACATCAAATGATCTCGCTGACGTGCCCAAGATCGATGAAATGCTTTGCTTTTCGATCTATTCGGCAAGCCACGCCTTTAACCAGCTCTACCGTCCCCTGCTCGACGAGCTTGAACTCACCTATCCGCAATTCCTTGTCATGACCGCTTTGTGGGCGCGCGACGACCGCACGGTGAAGGATCTCGGCGAGACGCTTTTTCTCGACTCCAGCACCCTCACTCCGCTGCTGAAGCGGCTGGAAAATGTCGGCCTCGTCACCCGCAATCGAAATCCCGCCGATGAACGCCAGGTGCTCCTGCGCCTGACGAAAGACGGATTGGCCCTGAAGAGCCGCGCCGCCTATGTGTTCGACTGCATCGGCAAGGCCGTCGGCCTCGACGCCGAAACCGCCGGCAAGATGCGGGACACTATCGCTTCGATCCGCGACAACATTCACAACAGGGATAAGGGCGAGGCCTGA
- a CDS encoding aldo/keto reductase, which produces MEYRLLGRSGLKISTLTMGTMTFGGVGWAKMVGDLGISEAKKMIDMCIDAGINLIDTANAYSSGECENIIGDVLSGKRPQGVLLATKARFSMGDGPNDQGLSRYHLIRECEASLKRLKTDVIDLYQVHEWDGQTPLEETMEALDTLIRQGKVRYVGCSNYSGWHIMKALGLANEHRYQRFVSQQIHYTLEARDAEYELLPISIDQGLGVLVWSPLAGGLLSGKHRRNQAAPEGTRQFAGWTEPPIRDENRLWNIVEALVAIGEERGVSAAQVALAWLIGRKAVTSVIIGGRTEAQFRDNIAAADLKLTDEERKRLDAVSLPPLIYPYWHQLNTVSDRLGEADLELFGPHLEQ; this is translated from the coding sequence ATGGAATATCGTCTGCTCGGCCGTTCCGGCCTGAAGATTTCGACATTGACCATGGGCACGATGACCTTCGGCGGCGTCGGCTGGGCGAAGATGGTCGGCGATCTCGGCATCTCCGAGGCGAAAAAGATGATCGATATGTGCATCGATGCCGGCATCAACCTGATCGACACCGCCAACGCCTATTCATCAGGCGAATGCGAAAACATCATCGGTGACGTGCTCTCCGGTAAGCGGCCGCAAGGCGTGTTGCTCGCCACCAAGGCCCGCTTTAGCATGGGTGATGGCCCGAACGACCAGGGTCTGTCGCGCTACCACCTGATCCGCGAATGCGAGGCGAGCCTCAAGCGCCTGAAGACCGATGTCATCGACCTTTACCAGGTGCATGAATGGGATGGCCAGACGCCGCTTGAAGAGACGATGGAAGCCCTCGACACCCTGATCAGACAGGGCAAGGTGCGTTATGTCGGCTGCTCGAATTATTCCGGCTGGCACATCATGAAGGCGCTTGGGCTCGCCAACGAGCACAGGTACCAGCGCTTCGTCAGCCAGCAGATCCACTATACACTGGAAGCCCGCGACGCCGAATACGAGTTGCTGCCGATCTCGATCGACCAGGGTCTCGGCGTGCTGGTCTGGAGCCCGCTGGCTGGCGGCCTGCTCTCCGGCAAGCACCGCCGCAACCAGGCAGCCCCCGAAGGCACGCGCCAGTTCGCCGGTTGGACCGAACCGCCGATCCGCGACGAGAACCGCCTCTGGAATATCGTCGAGGCGCTGGTCGCGATCGGTGAGGAACGCGGCGTTTCCGCCGCTCAAGTTGCGCTCGCCTGGCTGATCGGCCGCAAGGCGGTCACCTCGGTGATCATCGGCGGCCGCACCGAAGCCCAGTTCCGCGACAACATCGCCGCCGCCGATCTGAAACTCACGGACGAGGAGCGCAAGCGCCTCGACGCGGTCAGCCTGCCGCCGCTGATCTATCCCTACTGGCACCAGCTGAACACGGTTAGCGACAGGCTTGGTGAAGCCGATCTCGAACTTTTCGGACCGCATCTGGAGCAATAG